A window from Ramlibacter pinisoli encodes these proteins:
- a CDS encoding Bug family tripartite tricarboxylate transporter substrate binding protein, with translation MQPAFRRARGLPRRHWLAAAALAAATLGLAPVPAAAQDGWPSRPIRLVVPFTPGGVTDTSGRVVAEFLGRRLGQQVVVDNKPGASGNIGTALVKDAAPDGYTLVLGFDGTMVINPHVFAKLPFDTLKDFTPIGKIGNATLILVANPDAPVKSLADLVGVSKATAGGLSFGTSGTGGTPHIAGELLKLRTGANLTHVPYKGGGQALTDVVGGNIPLVYTAIAGAHGFVKSGKLRALGVSSAKRSPALPDVPTFSEAGVPDFVVDSWVGLLAPAGLPPAIATRLTTELNAVLNDPEARDKLRTLGIEASPGTAAQFREEMARDLGRYGQVVKAAGIKID, from the coding sequence ATGCAACCCGCATTCCGCCGCGCCCGCGGACTTCCCCGCCGCCACTGGCTGGCCGCCGCCGCGCTGGCCGCGGCCACGCTGGGCCTCGCGCCGGTACCGGCCGCCGCCCAGGACGGCTGGCCGTCCCGGCCGATCCGGCTCGTGGTGCCGTTCACTCCGGGCGGCGTCACCGACACCAGCGGGCGCGTGGTCGCCGAATTCCTCGGCCGCCGGCTCGGCCAGCAGGTAGTGGTGGACAACAAGCCCGGCGCATCCGGCAACATCGGCACGGCGCTGGTCAAGGACGCGGCGCCCGATGGCTACACCCTGGTGCTCGGCTTCGACGGCACCATGGTGATCAACCCCCACGTGTTCGCCAAGCTGCCGTTCGACACCCTCAAGGACTTCACGCCGATCGGCAAGATCGGCAACGCGACGCTGATCCTGGTGGCCAACCCGGATGCACCGGTCAAGTCGCTGGCCGACCTGGTCGGCGTGTCCAAGGCCACCGCCGGCGGCCTGTCGTTCGGCACCTCGGGCACCGGCGGCACGCCCCACATCGCCGGCGAACTGCTCAAGCTGCGCACCGGCGCCAACCTCACCCACGTGCCCTACAAGGGCGGCGGCCAGGCCCTCACCGACGTGGTCGGCGGCAACATCCCGCTGGTCTACACGGCAATCGCCGGCGCCCATGGCTTCGTCAAGAGCGGCAAGCTGCGGGCGCTGGGCGTGTCCAGCGCCAAGCGGTCCCCGGCCCTGCCCGACGTGCCGACCTTCAGCGAGGCCGGCGTTCCCGATTTCGTCGTCGACTCCTGGGTCGGCCTGCTGGCGCCGGCCGGGCTGCCGCCGGCGATCGCGACCCGGCTGACCACCGAACTGAACGCGGTGCTGAACGACCCCGAGGCGCGCGACAAGTTGCGCACGCTGGGCATCGAGGCCAGCCCCGGCACGGCGGCCCAGTTCCGCGAGGAGATGGCCCGTGACCTCGGCCGCTACGGCCAGGTGGTGAAGGCGGCCGGCATCAAGATCGACTGA
- a CDS encoding CoA transferase subunit A, translating into MQTTTAEEVAARIPDGASLMIGGFMGVGSPERVIDELVRQGRRDLTVIANDSAVPGVGIGKLVSARALSRLIASHIGLNPETQQQMIAGTMQVDLVPQGTLIERIRSAGCGLGGVLTPTGVGTVVEEGKRRIEVDGKPYLLETALHADFALVQAFMADYLGNLVYALTARNFNPVIALAGRTVVAEVEQIVPIGMIPPDHVVTPAVLVDLLVARG; encoded by the coding sequence ATGCAGACGACGACAGCGGAAGAGGTGGCGGCCCGCATCCCGGACGGGGCCAGCCTCATGATCGGCGGCTTCATGGGCGTGGGCTCGCCCGAGCGGGTGATCGACGAACTGGTGCGCCAGGGCCGCCGCGACCTCACCGTCATCGCCAACGACAGCGCCGTGCCGGGCGTGGGCATCGGCAAGCTGGTGAGCGCCAGGGCGCTGAGCCGGCTCATCGCCAGCCACATCGGCCTGAACCCCGAGACGCAGCAGCAGATGATCGCGGGCACCATGCAGGTCGACCTGGTGCCGCAGGGCACGCTGATCGAGCGCATCCGCTCGGCCGGCTGCGGCCTGGGCGGCGTGCTCACGCCCACCGGGGTCGGCACGGTGGTCGAGGAGGGCAAGCGCCGCATCGAGGTCGACGGCAAGCCCTACCTGCTGGAGACCGCGCTGCATGCCGACTTCGCGCTGGTGCAGGCGTTCATGGCCGACTACCTGGGCAACCTGGTGTACGCGCTCACCGCCCGCAATTTCAACCCGGTCATCGCGCTGGCGGGGCGCACCGTGGTCGCCGAAGTCGAGCAGATCGTGCCGATCGGCATGATCCCGCCGGACCACGTGGTCACGCCCGCCGTGCTGGTCGACCTCCTGGTCGCGAGGGGCTGA
- a CDS encoding 3-oxoacid CoA-transferase subunit B, producing MDAQTLIARRIALELQDGMLVNLGIGIPTLVAGYVPRDITVFFQSENGLIGTGPIPEGAMAQPRLTDAGGRPVTAIPGACTFDSAMSFGLIRGGHVDMTVLGGLQVDGSGLLANWMIPGKMVPGMGGAMDLVTGARRVVVAMQHTAKGKPKIVERCSLPLTSARPVDLVVTELAVLALRDGRLQLVETAPGVSVEQVLAATEARLDIAPDVRPMALP from the coding sequence ATGGACGCCCAGACGCTCATCGCCCGGCGCATCGCGCTGGAACTGCAGGACGGCATGCTGGTCAACCTCGGCATCGGCATCCCCACCCTGGTGGCTGGCTACGTGCCGCGCGACATCACGGTGTTCTTCCAGTCCGAGAACGGTCTGATCGGCACCGGTCCGATCCCGGAAGGCGCCATGGCCCAGCCGCGCCTGACCGACGCGGGCGGCCGGCCGGTGACCGCCATCCCCGGTGCCTGCACCTTCGACAGCGCCATGTCGTTCGGCCTGATCCGCGGCGGCCACGTCGACATGACCGTGCTGGGCGGCCTGCAGGTGGATGGCAGCGGCCTGCTCGCCAACTGGATGATCCCCGGCAAGATGGTGCCGGGCATGGGCGGCGCGATGGACCTGGTGACCGGCGCGCGGCGGGTGGTGGTGGCCATGCAGCACACCGCCAAGGGCAAGCCCAAGATCGTCGAGCGCTGCTCGCTGCCGCTGACCTCGGCCCGCCCGGTCGACCTGGTGGTCACGGAGCTGGCCGTGCTGGCGCTGCGCGACGGGCGGCTGCAACTGGTGGAGACAGCGCCCGGCGTCAGTGTCGAGCAGGTGCTGGCGGCCACCGAAGCCCGGCTGGACATCGCACCCGACGTGCGGCCGATGGCGCTTCCGTGA
- a CDS encoding cytochrome c/FTR1 family iron permease — translation MNAFRVLRRLALLLLPLLVGVSALAAAADDEKAQTIIHMLDYVGVDYPDTVRDGRVQDAGEYQEQREFAGQVVALLEQLPPVAGKDALLQQARALLGRINAKAPGGEVSGIARTLGAELVRLYGVAVAPRQAPDLARAATLFQAQCAACHGPQGRGDGPAAKDLDPAPSNFHDAARMDKRSVYGLYNTVTLGVRGTPMRAFTELPEADRWALAFLVAGLRHAPERQAQGEALWRQGVGKAEMGDLRRLVTTTPAEQARTNGPDLGAVQAYLLAHPATLAGAGPAPLVVARQKLAEALAAYRGGDRAAARQLGITAYLEGFELVEAGLDNVDPGLRQKIEQAMMAVRSDIDAARPVAALEARVQQALTLLDEADRKLAEGEMSPATAFTSSLLILLREGLEAILVLAAIIAFVRKTGRTDALPYIHAGWVAAVLLGVATWFAANRFLSVSGASRELTEGFSALLAAGMLLYVGLWLHNRSHAQAWQTFIRDQVAGALAKRTLWAMASISFLAVYRELFEIILFYETLLAQAGEARRPHVLGGIGASLVLLALFGGLILKYSVRLPIGLFFAATSWLLVLMAVIFVGHGIAALQEAGLLTSTPIDFVAVPLLGVHPNLQGLAAQGAMLALTVCALLMGRRAPTRQPGR, via the coding sequence ATGAACGCATTCCGCGTGCTGCGGCGCCTGGCGCTGCTGCTCCTCCCCCTGCTCGTCGGCGTGTCGGCCCTGGCGGCCGCGGCCGACGACGAGAAGGCCCAGACCATCATCCACATGCTGGACTACGTGGGCGTCGACTACCCCGACACCGTGCGCGACGGCCGGGTGCAGGACGCCGGCGAATACCAGGAACAGCGCGAATTCGCCGGCCAGGTCGTGGCCCTGCTGGAGCAGCTGCCGCCGGTCGCGGGCAAGGACGCTCTCCTGCAGCAGGCCCGCGCCCTCCTCGGCCGCATCAACGCCAAGGCACCGGGCGGCGAGGTGTCCGGCATCGCCCGCACCCTGGGCGCCGAGCTGGTCCGGTTGTACGGCGTGGCCGTGGCGCCCCGGCAGGCGCCCGACCTGGCGCGCGCCGCCACCCTGTTCCAGGCGCAGTGCGCGGCCTGCCACGGACCGCAAGGCCGCGGCGACGGGCCGGCGGCCAAGGACCTGGACCCGGCGCCGAGCAACTTCCACGACGCCGCCCGCATGGACAAGCGCAGCGTCTACGGCCTGTACAACACCGTGACGCTGGGCGTGCGCGGAACGCCGATGCGCGCCTTCACCGAGCTGCCGGAGGCGGACCGCTGGGCCCTGGCATTCCTCGTGGCCGGACTGCGCCACGCGCCGGAGCGCCAGGCGCAGGGCGAGGCGCTGTGGCGCCAGGGCGTCGGCAAGGCCGAGATGGGCGACCTGCGCCGCCTGGTCACCACCACGCCGGCCGAGCAGGCGCGCACCAATGGACCCGACCTGGGCGCGGTGCAGGCCTACCTGCTCGCCCATCCGGCCACCCTCGCCGGGGCAGGGCCGGCGCCGCTGGTGGTGGCGCGCCAGAAGCTGGCCGAGGCCCTGGCCGCCTACCGCGGCGGCGACCGTGCGGCCGCGCGCCAGCTCGGCATCACCGCCTACCTGGAGGGCTTCGAGCTGGTCGAGGCCGGCCTCGACAACGTGGACCCAGGCCTGCGCCAGAAGATCGAGCAGGCCATGATGGCCGTGCGCTCCGACATCGACGCGGCCCGCCCCGTCGCGGCGCTGGAGGCCCGCGTGCAGCAGGCGCTGACCCTGCTGGACGAGGCCGACCGCAAGCTCGCCGAGGGCGAGATGTCGCCCGCGACCGCCTTCACCAGCTCGCTGCTGATCCTGCTGCGCGAAGGCCTGGAGGCCATCCTGGTGCTGGCGGCCATCATCGCCTTCGTGCGCAAGACCGGCCGCACCGATGCGCTGCCCTACATCCACGCCGGCTGGGTGGCGGCCGTGCTGCTGGGCGTGGCCACCTGGTTCGCGGCCAACCGCTTCCTGTCCGTCTCGGGCGCCAGCCGCGAGCTGACCGAGGGCTTCTCGGCGCTGCTGGCGGCCGGCATGCTGCTGTATGTCGGCCTGTGGCTGCACAACCGCTCGCACGCGCAGGCCTGGCAGACCTTCATCCGCGACCAGGTCGCCGGCGCGCTGGCCAAGCGCACCCTGTGGGCGATGGCCAGCATCTCGTTCCTGGCCGTCTACCGGGAGCTGTTCGAGATCATCCTGTTCTACGAGACGCTGCTGGCGCAGGCCGGCGAGGCGCGCCGGCCGCATGTGCTGGGCGGCATCGGGGCCAGCCTGGTGCTGCTGGCGCTGTTCGGCGGCCTGATCCTGAAGTACAGCGTGCGGCTGCCGATCGGCCTGTTCTTCGCCGCCACCTCCTGGCTGCTGGTCCTGATGGCGGTGATCTTCGTCGGCCACGGCATCGCGGCGCTCCAGGAAGCGGGGCTGCTGACCTCGACGCCGATCGACTTCGTCGCGGTGCCGCTGCTGGGCGTGCATCCCAACCTGCAGGGCCTCGCCGCCCAGGGCGCGATGCTGGCGCTGACCGTGTGCGCGCTCCTGATGGGGCGACGCGCCCCCACCCGCCAACCGGGTCGGTGA
- a CDS encoding VOC family protein, translating into MHKSRLGTIVIDCQTDDVDAAARFWSQALGWASRPLATPDGAAYRQFETPPQEVAVLVQAVDHPSRVHVDIETDDIDAEVARLEALGARRIAHVKRWWVMEAPTGQRFCVVNPQRPDFEAGANVWDVAPR; encoded by the coding sequence ATGCACAAGAGCCGACTGGGCACCATCGTGATCGACTGCCAGACCGACGACGTGGACGCGGCCGCGCGCTTCTGGTCCCAGGCCCTGGGCTGGGCCAGCCGGCCGCTGGCGACCCCGGACGGCGCCGCCTACCGCCAGTTCGAGACGCCGCCGCAGGAGGTGGCCGTCCTCGTGCAGGCGGTGGACCATCCCAGCCGGGTCCACGTCGACATCGAGACCGACGACATCGACGCGGAGGTCGCCCGGCTGGAGGCACTGGGGGCCCGGCGCATCGCCCACGTGAAGCGCTGGTGGGTGATGGAGGCGCCGACCGGCCAGCGGTTCTGCGTGGTGAATCCGCAGCGGCCGGATTTCGAGGCGGGCGCCAACGTCTGGGACGTGGCGCCGCGCTGA
- a CDS encoding nucleotidyltransferase family protein, protein MATLNVNGEDRPAPAGPVVLVLASGRGERFLASGGQGPKLQALLAGKPVLDHTLDAVRASGLQFHVEDAGHPGMGDSIAAAVRATRDAVGWLVLPGDLPLVRVGTLLRVAQALADGAEVVVPVYQGQQGHPVAFAAACGDALAALAGAQGAAPVVQAHAVRRLEVDDQGTVIDIDTVDALAQAEQLLQARRAPG, encoded by the coding sequence ATGGCAACGCTCAACGTCAATGGCGAGGACCGCCCCGCGCCGGCCGGCCCCGTCGTGCTGGTGCTCGCCTCGGGCCGGGGCGAGCGCTTCCTCGCTTCCGGCGGGCAGGGGCCCAAGCTGCAGGCCCTGCTGGCCGGCAAGCCGGTGCTGGACCACACGCTGGACGCCGTGCGCGCCAGCGGCCTGCAATTCCATGTCGAGGACGCCGGCCATCCCGGCATGGGCGATTCGATCGCCGCGGCGGTGCGCGCGACGCGCGATGCGGTTGGCTGGCTGGTGTTGCCGGGCGACCTGCCGCTGGTGCGCGTCGGAACCCTGTTGCGGGTGGCGCAGGCACTGGCGGACGGTGCCGAGGTCGTGGTGCCGGTGTACCAGGGCCAGCAGGGCCACCCGGTCGCGTTCGCGGCGGCCTGCGGCGACGCACTGGCGGCGCTGGCGGGGGCGCAGGGGGCCGCGCCGGTCGTCCAGGCGCATGCGGTGCGCCGGCTCGAGGTCGACGACCAGGGCACGGTGATCGACATCGACACGGTGGACGCGCTGGCGCAGGCGGAGCAGCTGCTGCAGGCGCGCCGCGCGCCCGGCTAG
- the pdxH gene encoding pyridoxamine 5'-phosphate oxidase: MSTTSSHIAALRKSYEKAELSEDHSQADPLKQFDQWLGEAIAGEVPEPNAMTLATVGGDLRPSTRIVLIKGYDERGLVWYTNYESRKGRDLAGNPYAALQFHWVELERVVRIEGHVEKTSAPESDAYFASRPLDSRIGAWASPQSEVIASRSVLVTNAAKYGAQFLLHPPRPPHWGGYRLVPDEWQFWQGRKSRLHDRLRYTREGAGWLRERLAP, from the coding sequence ATGAGCACGACGTCGAGCCACATCGCCGCCCTTCGCAAGAGCTACGAGAAGGCGGAGCTGAGCGAGGACCACAGCCAGGCCGATCCGCTGAAGCAGTTCGACCAGTGGCTGGGCGAGGCCATCGCGGGCGAGGTGCCCGAACCCAATGCCATGACGCTGGCCACGGTCGGCGGCGACCTGCGGCCCAGCACGCGCATCGTGCTGATCAAGGGCTACGACGAGCGCGGGCTGGTCTGGTACACCAACTACGAGAGCCGCAAGGGCCGCGACCTGGCGGGCAATCCCTACGCCGCCCTGCAGTTCCACTGGGTCGAGCTGGAACGGGTGGTGCGCATCGAGGGCCACGTCGAGAAGACCAGCGCGCCGGAGAGCGACGCCTACTTCGCCAGCCGCCCGCTCGATTCGCGCATCGGCGCCTGGGCCAGCCCGCAGAGCGAGGTGATCGCCAGCCGCTCGGTGCTGGTGACCAACGCGGCGAAGTACGGCGCCCAGTTCCTGCTGCACCCGCCGCGCCCGCCGCACTGGGGCGGCTACCGGCTGGTGCCGGACGAATGGCAGTTCTGGCAGGGCCGCAAGAGCCGCCTGCACGACCGGCTGCGCTACACCCGCGAGGGCGCGGGCTGGCTGCGCGAGCGGCTGGCGCCCTGA
- a CDS encoding cupredoxin domain-containing protein — MHQSTIGLLALALAAAGAHAADTGHAGHAGHDHAGHHAGAAQTDWGRPGNAKAVTRTIDITMTDAMRFTPDRLEIRQGETVRLRVRNAGKLDHELVLGTRPALEAHAAQMQQAAPMVHHEDEAGVEVKPGRRGELVWHFNRAGDFHYACLLPGHYQAGMIGSLRVVPAGKESPR; from the coding sequence ATGCACCAATCCACCATTGGACTGCTGGCGCTGGCACTGGCGGCCGCCGGCGCGCACGCGGCCGACACGGGCCACGCCGGACATGCAGGCCACGACCACGCCGGCCACCATGCCGGCGCCGCACAGACCGACTGGGGCCGCCCCGGCAACGCCAAGGCCGTGACGCGCACCATCGACATCACCATGACCGATGCCATGCGCTTCACGCCCGACCGGCTGGAGATCCGCCAGGGCGAGACGGTACGCCTGCGCGTGCGCAACGCCGGCAAGCTCGACCACGAACTGGTGCTGGGCACCCGGCCGGCGCTGGAGGCGCATGCCGCGCAGATGCAGCAGGCCGCCCCCATGGTCCACCACGAGGACGAGGCCGGCGTCGAGGTCAAGCCTGGCCGCCGCGGCGAGCTGGTGTGGCACTTCAACCGTGCCGGCGACTTCCACTACGCCTGCCTGCTGCCGGGGCACTACCAGGCCGGCATGATCGGCTCGCTGCGGGTCGTGCCCGCCGGCAAGGAATCCCCGCGCTGA
- a CDS encoding nickel/cobalt efflux transporter: MTDFASLLQQGNAWLFVPSAILLGALHGLEPGHSKTMMAAFIVAVRGTVGQAVLLGLAATVSHTAVVWAVALGGLYLGREWDATTSEPYFELASGILILVVAAWMLWRTWPRRPAHHAHGHAHGHGHGPGHDHHHDGHHHDGHHHDGHHDHGHDHHSDHAHDAVPDQAGDGYADAHERAHAEDIQRRFSGRQVTTGQIVLFGLTGGLIPCPASITVLLLCLQLKQMTLGAALVLCFSIGLALTLVASGALAAWSVRRVSGRWGGFGAFAQRAPLVSAALIGVVGLVVCYEGLRGLQLA; encoded by the coding sequence ATGACCGACTTCGCCAGCCTGCTGCAGCAGGGCAATGCCTGGCTGTTCGTGCCCAGCGCCATCCTGCTGGGGGCGCTGCACGGCCTGGAGCCGGGCCACTCCAAGACCATGATGGCGGCCTTCATCGTGGCCGTGCGCGGCACCGTCGGGCAGGCGGTGCTGCTGGGGCTCGCGGCCACGGTCTCGCACACGGCCGTGGTGTGGGCGGTCGCGCTGGGTGGCCTGTACCTGGGCCGCGAATGGGACGCGACCACGTCCGAGCCCTATTTCGAGCTGGCGTCCGGCATCCTGATCCTGGTGGTGGCGGCCTGGATGCTGTGGCGCACCTGGCCGCGCAGGCCGGCGCACCACGCCCATGGCCACGCCCACGGCCACGGCCACGGACCCGGGCACGACCACCACCACGACGGCCACCACCACGACGGCCACCACCACGACGGCCACCACGATCATGGCCACGACCACCATTCCGATCACGCCCACGACGCCGTGCCGGATCAGGCCGGGGACGGCTACGCCGATGCCCACGAGCGCGCCCATGCCGAGGACATCCAGCGCCGCTTCAGCGGCCGCCAGGTGACCACCGGGCAGATCGTGCTGTTCGGCCTGACCGGCGGGCTGATCCCGTGCCCGGCGTCCATCACCGTGCTGCTGCTGTGCCTCCAGCTCAAGCAGATGACCCTGGGGGCCGCGCTGGTGCTGTGCTTCAGCATCGGCCTGGCCCTGACGCTGGTGGCCTCGGGTGCGCTGGCCGCCTGGAGCGTGCGCCGCGTGTCCGGGCGCTGGGGCGGGTTCGGCGCCTTCGCCCAGCGCGCGCCGCTGGTGTCGGCGGCGCTGATCGGCGTGGTGGGCCTGGTGGTCTGCTACGAGGGCCTGCGCGGCCTGCAGCTGGCCTGA
- a CDS encoding heavy-metal-associated domain-containing protein yields MHAFKLPAMSCGHCVQAVTEAVHEVDPQARVEVDLARKEAQVESAQPRERFAAALTEAGYTPAG; encoded by the coding sequence ATGCATGCATTCAAGCTTCCCGCCATGAGCTGCGGCCACTGCGTCCAGGCCGTGACCGAGGCCGTCCACGAGGTCGATCCCCAGGCCCGGGTCGAGGTCGACCTGGCGCGCAAGGAGGCCCAGGTGGAGTCGGCCCAGCCGCGCGAGCGCTTCGCGGCCGCGCTGACCGAGGCCGGCTACACGCCCGCCGGATGA
- a CDS encoding heavy metal translocating P-type ATPase — MTTATLPRSAELAPVRLQIEGMTCASCVNRVEKALKKVPGVAGAEVNLATETAEVSLAQPAADPAALSAAVARAGYHATVLADPVTAPPAAGGASAWPVALAAALSLPFVLQMAGMALGRDAALPGWWQWALATPVQFWLGARFYRAGWAALRAGSGNMDLLVALGTTAGYGLSVWLLLAHGAGHAHLYFEASAVVITLVLLGKWLEGRAKRQATAAIRALQALRPETARVQRDGAEVDVPLARLAVGDRLVVRPGERVPADGVVVEGSSHVDESLITGESLPVARHAGDPVTGGAVNGEGLLVVRATALGAESTLARIVRLVESAQARKAPIQRLVDRVSAIFVPVVVAIAAVALLGWGLATGDWASAILHAVAVLVIACPCALGLATPAAIMAGTGVAARRGLLIQDAEALELAHRVDLVAFDKTGTLTEGKPRLVLADAADGDRAGLLRLAAGLQAGSEHPLARAVLAAARDEALVAPPAESVQAVAGRGVAGCVDGRELRLGSSPWMAELGVATEPLAAAAAQAQADGRTVSWLAEVSATPRLLGLLAFGDTLKAGARDAIDALHAQGIRTVLVSGDNAGAARAVGGALGIDEVHAEVLPQDKAALVASLKAGGHTVAMVGDGINDAPALAAADVGIAMSTGTDVAMHAAGITLMRGDPRLVADALDISRRTAAKIRQNLFWAFVYNVVGIPLAALGWLNPVIAGAAMAFSSVSVIGNALLLRRWKGVAR; from the coding sequence ATGACCACCGCCACCCTTCCCCGCTCCGCCGAGCTGGCGCCCGTGCGGCTGCAGATCGAAGGCATGACCTGCGCCTCCTGCGTCAACCGGGTCGAGAAGGCCTTGAAGAAGGTGCCCGGCGTGGCCGGGGCCGAGGTCAACCTGGCCACCGAGACGGCCGAGGTGTCGCTGGCGCAACCGGCCGCCGACCCGGCGGCACTGTCGGCGGCGGTCGCCAGGGCCGGCTACCACGCCACCGTGCTGGCCGACCCGGTCACCGCGCCGCCGGCGGCTGGCGGCGCAAGCGCATGGCCGGTGGCGCTCGCGGCCGCGCTGTCCCTGCCCTTCGTGCTGCAGATGGCCGGCATGGCGCTCGGCCGCGATGCGGCCCTGCCGGGCTGGTGGCAGTGGGCACTGGCGACACCGGTGCAGTTCTGGCTCGGGGCGCGCTTCTACCGCGCCGGCTGGGCGGCCCTGCGCGCCGGCAGCGGCAACATGGACCTGCTGGTGGCGCTGGGCACCACGGCCGGTTACGGCCTGAGCGTCTGGCTGCTGCTGGCCCACGGCGCCGGGCACGCCCACCTCTATTTCGAGGCCTCGGCGGTCGTCATCACGCTAGTGCTGCTGGGCAAGTGGCTGGAGGGCCGGGCCAAGCGCCAGGCCACCGCCGCCATCCGGGCGCTGCAGGCCCTGCGGCCCGAGACCGCGCGCGTCCAGCGCGACGGCGCCGAGGTCGACGTGCCGCTCGCGCGGCTGGCCGTCGGTGACCGCCTCGTGGTGCGGCCCGGCGAGCGCGTGCCGGCCGACGGCGTCGTCGTCGAGGGCAGCAGCCATGTCGACGAGTCGCTCATCACCGGCGAGAGCCTGCCGGTGGCGCGCCATGCCGGCGACCCCGTCACGGGCGGCGCCGTCAACGGCGAGGGCCTGCTGGTGGTGCGGGCCACCGCGCTCGGCGCCGAAAGCACGCTGGCGCGCATCGTGCGCCTGGTCGAATCGGCGCAGGCCCGCAAGGCGCCGATCCAGCGGCTGGTCGACCGCGTCAGCGCCATCTTCGTGCCGGTCGTGGTCGCGATCGCGGCGGTCGCGCTGCTCGGGTGGGGGCTGGCCACCGGGGATTGGGCCAGCGCCATCCTGCATGCGGTGGCGGTGCTGGTCATCGCCTGCCCCTGCGCGCTGGGGCTGGCGACGCCGGCGGCCATCATGGCCGGCACCGGCGTGGCGGCCCGGCGCGGCCTGCTGATCCAGGACGCCGAGGCGCTGGAGCTCGCGCACCGGGTCGACCTGGTGGCCTTCGACAAGACCGGCACGCTCACCGAGGGCAAGCCACGCCTGGTGCTGGCCGACGCCGCGGACGGCGACCGCGCCGGCCTGCTGCGCCTGGCCGCGGGATTGCAGGCCGGCAGCGAGCATCCGCTGGCGCGCGCCGTGCTCGCCGCCGCCCGCGACGAGGCGCTGGTGGCGCCACCGGCCGAAAGCGTGCAGGCGGTGGCCGGCCGTGGCGTCGCCGGCTGCGTGGACGGCCGCGAGCTGCGCCTGGGCAGTTCGCCCTGGATGGCGGAGCTGGGCGTGGCGACCGAGCCCCTGGCGGCGGCGGCGGCGCAGGCCCAGGCCGACGGCCGCACCGTGTCGTGGCTGGCCGAGGTCAGCGCCACGCCGCGGCTGCTGGGCCTGCTCGCCTTCGGCGACACGCTCAAGGCCGGCGCCCGCGACGCCATCGATGCGCTGCACGCGCAGGGCATCCGCACGGTGCTGGTCTCGGGCGACAACGCCGGCGCCGCGCGTGCCGTGGGCGGCGCGCTGGGCATCGACGAGGTGCACGCCGAGGTGCTGCCGCAGGACAAGGCCGCCCTGGTGGCGTCGCTCAAGGCCGGCGGGCACACGGTGGCCATGGTGGGCGACGGCATCAACGATGCGCCCGCGCTCGCCGCGGCCGACGTCGGCATCGCGATGTCGACCGGCACCGACGTGGCGATGCACGCGGCCGGCATCACGCTGATGCGCGGCGACCCGCGGCTGGTGGCCGACGCGCTCGACATCTCGCGGCGCACGGCGGCCAAGATCCGGCAGAACCTGTTCTGGGCCTTCGTCTACAACGTGGTCGGCATCCCGCTGGCCGCGCTGGGCTGGCTGAACCCCGTGATCGCCGGCGCCGCCATGGCCTTCAGCAGCGTCAGCGTGATCGGCAATGCGCTGCTGCTGCGGCGCTGGAAGGGAGTTGCGCGATGA
- the cueR gene encoding Cu(I)-responsive transcriptional regulator: protein MSEGQFNIGEAARRSGVSAKMARHYESLGLLPAVHRTEAGYRQYGEREVHTLRFIRRARDLGFSMDEIGQLLKLWQNRRRSSAEVRRIASRHVDELARKLAEMEAMKRSLEHLIHCCHGDERPDCPILDELGTGTHSHREHA, encoded by the coding sequence ATGAGCGAGGGGCAGTTCAACATCGGCGAGGCGGCGCGCCGCTCGGGCGTGTCGGCCAAGATGGCGCGGCACTACGAATCGCTGGGCCTGCTGCCGGCGGTGCACCGCACCGAGGCCGGCTACCGCCAGTACGGCGAGCGCGAGGTGCACACGCTGCGCTTCATCCGCCGCGCGCGCGACCTCGGCTTCTCGATGGACGAGATCGGGCAGCTGCTCAAGCTGTGGCAGAACCGTCGCCGCTCCAGCGCCGAGGTGCGGCGCATCGCCAGCCGTCACGTGGACGAGCTGGCGCGCAAGCTGGCCGAGATGGAGGCGATGAAGCGCTCGCTCGAGCACCTGATCCACTGCTGCCACGGCGACGAGCGCCCGGACTGCCCCATCCTGGACGAACTGGGCACCGGCACGCACAGCCACCGCGAGCACGCCTGA